One stretch of Streptomyces hygroscopicus DNA includes these proteins:
- a CDS encoding peptidase M14 carboxypeptidase A, which yields MRRRIRGRRATALTALLTLALAAPMAAQADDPAPRPGTDRTASPITAQGADENVRQYEVSGPATRADRSAVAATGVSIDEVDARSLVVTADAAQVKRLRALGYRLTALPGPPDRAEGRSAKPFDFPSADAKYHNYAEANAEINAAVAKYPSILSKRVIGKSYEGRDIVALKISDNVATDENEPEVLFTAHQHAREHLTVEMALYLVRQFTEGYGSDSRITNAVNGREIWIVPDVNPDGGEYDIATGSYRSWRKNRQPNSGSSSVGTDLNRNWDFKWGCCGGSSGSPGSETYRGPSAGSAPEVKVVADFARSRVVGGKQQIKAAIDFHTYSELVLWPFGWTYDETTTGMTRDDYDAFAAVGKKMAASNGYTPEQSSELYITDGAIDDYLWGTQKVFAYTFEMYPTGSGGGGFYPPDEVIDRETSRNRDAVLQLVENADCMYRSIGKEAQYCT from the coding sequence ATGCGACGTCGCATCCGCGGCAGACGGGCCACCGCCCTCACCGCCTTGCTCACCCTCGCACTCGCCGCCCCCATGGCAGCTCAGGCCGACGATCCCGCTCCACGGCCCGGCACCGACCGCACCGCATCACCCATTACTGCCCAGGGCGCCGACGAGAACGTGCGGCAGTACGAGGTCTCCGGCCCCGCCACCCGGGCCGACCGCTCCGCGGTCGCCGCCACCGGCGTGTCCATCGACGAGGTGGACGCCCGCTCCCTGGTCGTCACCGCCGACGCGGCGCAGGTCAAACGGCTGCGCGCACTCGGCTACCGGCTCACCGCGCTTCCGGGCCCGCCCGACCGCGCCGAGGGCAGGTCCGCCAAGCCGTTCGACTTCCCGTCGGCCGATGCGAAGTACCACAACTACGCCGAAGCGAACGCCGAGATCAACGCGGCGGTGGCCAAGTATCCGTCAATCCTCAGCAAGCGCGTCATCGGAAAGTCGTACGAGGGTCGCGACATCGTCGCCCTCAAGATCAGCGACAACGTGGCCACGGACGAGAACGAGCCCGAGGTTCTCTTCACCGCCCATCAGCACGCCCGTGAGCACCTTACGGTCGAGATGGCGCTCTATCTGGTGCGCCAGTTCACCGAGGGCTACGGCAGCGACTCCCGGATCACCAACGCCGTCAACGGCCGGGAGATCTGGATCGTCCCGGATGTGAACCCGGACGGCGGCGAGTACGACATCGCCACCGGCTCCTACCGAAGCTGGCGCAAGAACCGCCAGCCCAACTCCGGCTCCTCGTCCGTCGGCACCGACCTCAACCGCAACTGGGACTTCAAATGGGGCTGCTGCGGCGGCTCCTCCGGCTCCCCCGGCTCGGAGACCTACCGCGGCCCCAGCGCCGGCTCCGCCCCCGAGGTGAAGGTCGTCGCCGACTTCGCCCGCAGCCGCGTCGTCGGCGGCAAACAGCAGATCAAGGCCGCCATCGACTTCCACACCTACAGCGAACTGGTGCTGTGGCCCTTCGGCTGGACGTACGACGAAACCACCACCGGCATGACGCGGGACGACTACGACGCCTTCGCCGCGGTCGGCAAGAAGATGGCCGCGAGCAACGGCTACACCCCCGAGCAGTCCAGCGAGCTGTACATCACCGACGGCGCGATCGACGACTATCTGTGGGGCACCCAGAAGGTCTTCGCCTACACCTTCGAGATGTACCCGACCGGCTCCGGCGGCGGCGGCTTCTACCCGCCCGACGAGGTCATCGACCGCGA
- a CDS encoding glycoside hydrolase family 18 gives MVRAQFTKRLLGAAAVVAIAAGGLISAGSANASEDHPDAKQHAAAVPEHAVTGYWQNFNNGATTQKLSDVPDDYDIIAVAFADATGSPGAVDFKLDPATGYSDEQQFKDDIKAKQAAGKSVIISVGGEKGTISVSDDASADAFASSITGLMDKYGFNGVDIDLENGVNSTYMTKALKAVHDKKSDVVVTMAPQTIDMQSASTEYFKTALGIKDFLTVVNMQYYNSGSMLGCDGKVYSQGSVDFLTALACIQLENGLDPSQVGIGVPASTSGAGSGYVEPGVVNNALDCLAKGTGCGSFKPSKTYPGIRGAMTWSTNWDAAAGNAWSKAVGPHVHGL, from the coding sequence GTGGTACGCGCACAGTTCACCAAGCGGCTGCTCGGAGCCGCAGCAGTCGTCGCCATCGCCGCCGGAGGGCTGATATCCGCCGGCTCGGCCAACGCGTCGGAGGACCACCCCGACGCCAAGCAGCACGCCGCCGCCGTCCCCGAGCACGCCGTGACCGGGTACTGGCAGAACTTCAACAACGGCGCCACGACCCAGAAGCTCTCGGACGTCCCGGACGACTACGACATCATCGCGGTCGCCTTCGCGGACGCCACCGGCTCACCCGGAGCGGTCGACTTCAAGCTCGACCCCGCCACCGGCTACAGCGACGAGCAGCAGTTCAAGGACGACATCAAGGCCAAGCAGGCGGCCGGGAAGTCCGTGATCATCTCCGTCGGCGGCGAGAAGGGCACCATCTCGGTCAGCGACGACGCCTCGGCCGACGCCTTCGCCTCCTCCATCACCGGCCTGATGGACAAGTACGGCTTCAACGGGGTCGACATCGACCTGGAGAACGGCGTCAACTCCACCTACATGACCAAGGCCCTCAAGGCCGTCCACGACAAGAAGAGCGATGTCGTGGTCACCATGGCGCCGCAGACGATCGACATGCAGTCGGCGTCCACCGAGTACTTCAAGACCGCCCTGGGGATCAAGGACTTCCTGACGGTGGTCAACATGCAGTACTACAACAGCGGCTCGATGCTGGGCTGTGACGGCAAGGTCTACTCCCAGGGCTCGGTCGACTTCCTCACCGCCCTCGCCTGTATCCAGCTGGAGAACGGCCTCGACCCGTCCCAGGTCGGCATCGGCGTGCCCGCCTCCACCAGCGGCGCCGGCTCCGGCTATGTCGAGCCGGGCGTCGTCAACAACGCGCTCGACTGCCTCGCCAAGGGCACCGGCTGCGGCTCCTTCAAGCCGTCCAAGACCTACCCCGGCATCCGCGGCGCGATGACCTGGTCCACCAACTGGGACGCGGCCGCGGGCAACGCGTGGTCCAAGGCGGTCGGCCCGCACGTCCACGGGCTGTAG
- a CDS encoding chitinase yields the protein MDRAPHPRPTRLRRSFARLTSAFAAIALGATGLVALGGTAAGAAAANLAQNPGFESGLSGWTCSAGSGATVASPVHGGSAALKATPAGTDNARCAQTVAVKPNSSYTLSAWVQGSYVYLGASGTGTTDVSAWTPSAPGWQQLSTGFTTGANTTSVTVYTHGWYGQPAYYADDISLAGPGGDPGDPVPGAPSGLRTGGATSSSIDLSWSPVTGATGYNVYRDGSKVQSVGGASATVTGLAASTSYQFQVTATNAAGESPRSSAVTGTTTAGGGGGGGAVPKHAVTGYWQNFNNGAAVQKLREVQDQYDIIAVAFADATGSPGGVDFTLDPAVGYGSEQQFKDDIKAKQAAGKSVVISIGGQNGTVSINDSASANNFANSVYALMREYGFNGVDIDLENGLNATYMTQALRSLSAKAGSGLVITMAPQTIDMQSTSGAYFQTALNIKDILTVVNMQYYNSGSMLGCDGKVYSQGSVDFLTALACIQLEGGLSPSQVGLGLPASTRGAGSGYVSPAIVNNALDCLARGTNCGSFKPARTYPGLRGAMTWSTNWDATAGNAWSNAVGPKVHGLP from the coding sequence ATGGACCGTGCCCCACACCCCCGCCCCACCCGACTCAGACGCAGCTTCGCCCGACTGACCAGCGCATTCGCCGCAATCGCCCTGGGCGCCACCGGTCTGGTCGCACTCGGCGGCACCGCCGCGGGCGCCGCCGCCGCCAACCTCGCCCAGAACCCCGGCTTCGAGTCCGGCCTCAGCGGCTGGACCTGTTCCGCCGGGAGCGGCGCCACGGTCGCGAGCCCCGTCCACGGCGGCTCGGCCGCGCTCAAGGCCACCCCGGCGGGCACGGACAACGCCCGCTGCGCCCAGACCGTGGCCGTCAAGCCCAACTCCTCGTACACGCTGAGCGCCTGGGTCCAGGGCAGCTATGTCTACCTCGGCGCGAGCGGCACCGGCACCACCGACGTCTCGGCCTGGACGCCCTCCGCGCCCGGCTGGCAGCAGCTCAGCACCGGCTTCACCACCGGTGCCAACACCACCTCGGTGACCGTCTACACCCACGGCTGGTACGGCCAGCCCGCCTACTACGCCGACGACATCAGCCTGGCCGGCCCCGGCGGCGACCCCGGCGACCCGGTGCCGGGCGCGCCGAGCGGGCTGCGGACCGGCGGCGCCACCTCGTCGTCCATCGATCTGTCCTGGTCCCCGGTCACCGGCGCGACCGGCTACAACGTCTACCGCGACGGCTCCAAGGTGCAGTCGGTGGGCGGCGCTTCGGCGACCGTGACGGGTCTCGCGGCCTCCACCTCGTACCAGTTCCAGGTCACCGCCACCAACGCGGCGGGCGAGTCGCCCAGGTCGTCCGCCGTCACGGGCACGACCACGGCCGGAGGCGGCGGGGGCGGCGGTGCCGTACCCAAGCACGCGGTCACCGGGTACTGGCAGAACTTCAACAACGGCGCGGCCGTGCAGAAGCTGCGCGAGGTCCAGGACCAGTACGACATCATCGCGGTCGCCTTCGCGGACGCCACCGGCAGCCCAGGAGGCGTCGACTTCACCCTCGACCCCGCCGTCGGCTACGGCAGCGAGCAGCAGTTCAAGGACGACATCAAGGCCAAGCAGGCGGCCGGGAAGTCCGTCGTGATCTCGATCGGCGGCCAGAACGGCACGGTGTCCATCAACGACTCGGCCTCCGCGAACAACTTCGCCAACTCGGTCTACGCCCTGATGCGCGAGTACGGCTTCAACGGCGTCGACATCGACCTGGAGAACGGCCTCAACGCCACCTATATGACCCAGGCGCTGCGTTCCCTGTCGGCCAAGGCCGGATCCGGCCTCGTGATCACCATGGCCCCGCAGACCATCGACATGCAGTCCACCTCGGGCGCCTACTTCCAGACGGCGCTGAACATCAAGGACATCCTGACGGTGGTCAACATGCAGTACTACAACAGCGGCTCGATGCTGGGCTGCGACGGCAAGGTCTACTCCCAGGGCTCGGTCGACTTCCTCACCGCCCTCGCCTGCATCCAGTTGGAGGGCGGTCTGTCGCCGTCCCAGGTCGGTCTCGGCCTGCCCGCCTCGACGCGCGGCGCGGGCAGCGGCTACGTCTCCCCGGCGATCGTGAACAACGCCCTGGACTGCCTGGCCCGCGGCACGAACTGCGGCTCCTTCAAACCGGCCAGGACCTACCCGGGTCTGCGCGGCGCGATGACCTGGTCCACCAACTGGGACGCGACCGCGGGCAACGCGTGGTCGAACGCGGTGGGCCCCAAGGTCCACGGTCTGCCCTAG
- a CDS encoding pilus assembly protein CpaB, with product MNSRQRRGVILLLLSVLCAVGAFAGVLSVVNDVESKVGPETTAYKLTSDVKPYKALDAGEFEKVSMPKRYVPSTAVTDLDELRGKIAVTQLAKGSLLQRDMIANRPALKPGQQEIAIMIDAATGVAGKITPGAKVNIYATFEGNSQGEEAVSKLIVAGAEVLDLGKITALEPNQDDKRRIDEAVPITFALDTKNAQRVAYAESFASHVRLALVAPGGGTSIGPGDRTYTLDGDK from the coding sequence ATGAATTCACGCCAGCGCCGCGGAGTCATCCTGCTGCTCCTGTCGGTCCTGTGCGCCGTCGGCGCCTTCGCCGGAGTGCTCTCCGTCGTCAACGACGTGGAGTCGAAGGTCGGCCCCGAGACCACCGCCTACAAGCTCACCTCGGACGTCAAGCCCTATAAGGCGCTGGACGCGGGGGAGTTCGAGAAGGTCTCGATGCCCAAGCGCTATGTGCCCTCCACCGCCGTCACCGATCTCGACGAGCTACGCGGGAAGATCGCGGTGACCCAGCTCGCCAAGGGGTCGCTGCTGCAGCGGGACATGATCGCGAACCGGCCCGCCCTGAAGCCCGGCCAACAGGAGATCGCCATCATGATCGACGCGGCGACCGGCGTCGCCGGGAAGATCACCCCCGGTGCGAAGGTCAACATCTACGCGACCTTCGAGGGCAACTCCCAGGGCGAGGAAGCGGTCTCCAAGCTGATCGTCGCGGGCGCCGAGGTGCTCGACCTCGGCAAGATCACCGCCCTGGAGCCCAACCAGGACGACAAGCGGCGGATCGACGAGGCCGTGCCGATCACCTTCGCGCTCGACACCAAGAACGCACAGCGCGTGGCCTACGCGGAGTCCTTCGCCTCGCATGTGCGGCTCGCGCTGGTCGCCCCCGGCGGAGGCACCTCCATAGGCCCCGGCGACCGCACCTACACCCTCGACGGCGACAAATGA